The following are encoded together in the Juglans microcarpa x Juglans regia isolate MS1-56 chromosome 2D, Jm3101_v1.0, whole genome shotgun sequence genome:
- the LOC121250031 gene encoding strigolactone esterase D14 translates to MVLLENGIFSTAMNSKIIGSGSEVIVLAHGYGGDQSVWDKILPSLAQHCRVLVFDWTFSGAVEDPNLYDPVKYSSYDAFADDLISLLDEMNLQSLVFIGHSMSGMIGCIASIKRPELFKRLVLIVSSPRYINMDDYEGGFGNSDIDQIISNIESNYQNWTSAFASLVVDAKDPLSVDKFAKCLKRMRPEVALPLAKNVFQSDEREVLEKVIKPCTIIQTTNDYVVPNSVALYMQRKIKGKSTVEMIEGDGHFPQLTAHLQLLEVLGRVLGFDLSRD, encoded by the exons ATGGTGCTGCTAGAAAATGGCATCTTCTCAACTGCCATGAACTCAAAAATCATTGGCTCGGGCAGTGAAGTCATAGTTCTAGCACATGGGTATGGAGGAGACCAGTCTGTCTGGGACAAAATCCTGCCCTCCTTGGCTCAACATTGCCGTGTTCTTGTCTTCGACTGGACCTTTTCTGGTGCTGTCGAAGATCCGAACCTCTACGATCCTGTCAAGTACTCTTCGTACGATGCTTTTGCCGATGACTTAATTTCTCTCCTGGATGAGATGAACCTTCAATCTTTGGTTTTCATCGGGCATTCCATGTCTGGCATGATTGGATGCATCGCTTCCATCAAAAGACCTGAGCTCTTTAAGAGGCTCGTACTCATTGTATCTTCTCCAAG GTACATAAACATGGACGATTACGAAGGCGGATTTGGGAACTCGGACATTGATCAGATCATCTCAAACATTGAATCCAATTATCAAAACTGGACCTCAGCCTTTGCTTCTCTTGTAGTCGACGCAAAAGATCCCCTATCGGTTGATAAGTTCGCAAAATGCTTGAAAAGAATGAGACCCGAAGTGGCACTTCCCTTGGCCAAGAATGTATTTCAAAGCGATGAACGAGAGGTTCTTGAAAAGGTGATTAAACCATGCACAATCATCCAGACCACCAACGATTATGTCGTCCCAAATTCAGTGGCACTCTACATGCAGAGGAAAATCAAGGGAAAATCGACTGTGGAGATGATAGAGGGTGATGGGCATTTTCCACAGCTAACTGCTCACCTCCAGCTCCTTGAGGTGCTAGGGCGTGTCCTGGGTTTTGATCTTAGTcgtgattaa